GTCCAAGTGGCCGCTTGTTTGGGAACGATTCCCCTAGCTTTGATTTATGCCCTCGGGGGAAATTCACTGCTAGCCGGGAAATGGCTAGAATTATTGATTGTGGTGCTGATTCTCTTGCTATTTTTCTTGGGAGCGGATCGCTTCTTGAAGTATTTAGCGGGATAAAAAAAGTGATGCTAACTTTTTAGTTAGCATCACTTTTTTGTTTATGAAGTTTTTTAACTCAATGGATTAAACTACTAATTAGCAGCCAATCACACCATCCATGCCAGTGTTTTCAATGCCCTTAGTAGCATCGTTAGTAGTCATTTGACCGTCCAAGAGTTCACTATCACTCTTTAATTGTAACCAGTTGTGATTAAAATCAATCTTCATTCCTTTATCAAAGAATGACATGTCATTTTTACTCGTATAGAAAGGAGCATCCTGATTATTATCCATTTTAACGTCATATGGGGCTTCTAACTTAGAAACACCCACCACTTGGAAAGTATCACCAACGGTACAAGAACCGCCACCCTTTGAGTATTGGTTGGAACCATCATCAGTGGCTAACAAGTAGTATTTAGCGTCTGGCATGCGTTTCTTGATGTAGTCCATTGCTGGGTCAGTAATCGTTAAGTTCATAATAATATTCCTCCTTCAATTAGTTTACTAATTCATTCTAACAGCTTCACCAGCTGAACCCCAATATTTAGCTCACAAAATTTAATTTTTAACAACTTAATTTTCGAGAAGGCTCCGGCTACAGTTCCGAAAGAGGTATGGTAAAATTGAATTATCCTCACACACAGAAAAGGAGTAACTAGTATGGTTATGTACAAAGATCTTGAAGGTAAGACAGCTGTGATTACCGGAGGAGACTCTGGAATTGGGGCTGCAATTGCTGAACGGCTCGGTCAAGAGCACATGAACGTGGTCATTAACTATCATCGCAATGAAGAGGCAGCTAATGATACAGCTGCTAAGGTCGAAGCTGCTGGTGGAAAAGCCACGATCATTCAACAAGACATTAGTGACGAAGCCGCTGCTGACGCATTAGTGAAAAAAGCTGTTGATACTTTTGGCGATCTCGATGTGTTCTTTAACAACGCCGGTATGGAAAAGCATTGCCCCACGGATCAAATCGAACTTAACGACTGGAATGCTGTTTTAGATGTTAACTTGACCGGAACCTTCTTAGGCACCAAAGCTGCTTTAGATTACTGGTTGGCTAACAAGAAAAAAGGGGCCATCATCAACACCTCTTCCGTGCACCAACAAATTCCATGGCCCAACTTTGCTAGTTATGCGGCCAGTAAAGGTGGGGTAAAACTCTTTACAGAAACCACGGCGATGGAATACGCTAACCAAAACATTCGAATTAACCAAATCTGTCCAGGAGCCATTAATACTCCCATTAATGCTAAAAAATTTGCAGATCCAGAACAATACAAATCCACGGTTTCCATGGTGCCGATGAATCGGATTGGAACCCCAGAAGAAGTCGCTGCTGGTGCTGCTTTCTTAGCCTCCGACCAAGCCAGTTACATTACAGGGGTTTCCCTCTACATTGATGGTGGAATGACGCTTTATCCTGCCTTCATGGATGGTAAGGGCTAAACCATCTAAACAGCAAAATTTAATCACAAAAAAACGCTGATTCGAATGAATCAGCGTTTTTTCTATGGTTATTTATTTTAAGTCGTTGGCTAATTCGATAATGTAATCTTTCAAATCAGCGCTTAAATCAGGCCGTTGCAACCCAAATTGAATGTTCGTCTTGAGCCAGCTCAATTTGTTTCCGGTATCAAACCGTTCACCTTTAAATTCGTGTGCATAGACCTTTTGTGACTTATTTAACGTGTCAATCGCATCCGTCAGCTGTACTTCGTTTCCTTTACCAGGTTTAGTCGTTTCTAAGACATCTAAAATCTCTGGAGTAAAGAGGTAACGTCCGATAATGGCGAGATCACTTGGTGCGTCTTCTGGACTCGGCTTTTCTACGAACTGACGTACATCGTAAGTTTCGTCATCCACCTTTTCAATCGGATCGATCACCCCGTATTTAGAGGTATCTTCATGTGGGACCCGCATCACAGCTAACGTTGACGAACCGGTCTTTTCATAACTGTTAATCAATTGCTTAGTCAACGGAACTTGATCAGTCATCAAGTCATCCCCAAGCATAACCACAAATGGTTCATTGCCAAGGAAGCTTTTTCCAGTTAAAACTGCATCCCCTAATCCCTTCGGATAAGGTTGACGGACAAAATAAACCTTTACGTCATCAGAAGCTTGCACCGATTTCAACATGTCAAGCTTCCCTTTACTTTCCAGGTTTTCTTCCAACATGTAGTTCGGTGAAAAATGGTCTTCAATTTCGTTTTTGCCACTTCCTGTAACAATCACAATGTCGGTAATTCCAGAAGCCTGCGCTTCTTCCACTATGTATTGAATCGTTGGGGTGTCAATCACCGGCAACATTTCCTTGGGAACTGCTTTAGTTTCTGGCAGGAACCGGGTTCCTAATCCAGCCGCGGGAATAATCGCTTTTGTAACTTTTTTCATGTGCTTTAATCCACCTTTGATTGTAATAACATCATCGTTTAATCCGATAATATTTTGTTTTTAAACAAGAAATTTATCTTTAGCATATCAATTCTACCACTTTTTGTAAATATCTTTTCAAGCATCGAAAAGTCTATAACCCCTTACGGACGGGAGTTAAACCACTGTTCAGCAAAGGCCTGCGTTCGGTGCTGATATTCCTCTGGATCCATAGAGCGAGCTTGAGCGTGACCTGCCCCCTTCACAATCCAGATTTGTTTATTCTTACCGTCGTTGTTCCGGTAGTTCTGGTAGGCAAATTTAGTGGGTACGAACTGATCTTTATCACCGTGAATAATAAAGAGTGGAATCTGATTCTTATGCAAACTCTGCTTCGTGTTCGCCCGTTGGAAATCATACTTGGCTAAGATCTTCGAGTAAACGTTAGCTAACGGCAGGATTGGGAACGATGGCAATTTAAACATCGTCTTCAGTTGATAAGCCAGCTCGGCATTAATGCTAGCGTACCCACAGTCAGCAATCGCAAACTTCACGTTTTTCGGTGCCAAGGGCAGGGTGTACATCACTTCGGCCGCTCCCATGCTAACCCCAAACATTCCTATTTCTGCGTGGGGATTGTATTCGTTTAACTGCTTCATCCAGTTAGCCAGGTCAATCCGATCCAGCCAGCCATAACCCACGTAATGACCCTGACTTTTCCCAAACGCACGATTATCGGGCGCTAAAACGTTGTAGCCGTCATTATGAAACATTTTAATGTAGGAACTCATTTTTCGTGCGGAGCTCCCATAACCATGCACCACCACGACCGTTTTGTCGGTTGGTTGAGCGGCTGCAAAGTAATGAGCTTTCAGCAGTAGTCCATCTTTGGTTTTTTGGGTCCAGGTTTGTGACGGAGTCTTGTCGTAAAATTCAGTGTTAACGTTTGCACCTTGTTGGGAAGCAAACCCACCCCTTTGAAAGGCAAAGTTAAAGAGATAATAAACTGCGAAGCCGCTAGCAACGATTACAATAATCAGGATTACGACCAGTACGCGGGGCCACACCCGCTTTTGTTTTACTTTATCCATTTCTAACCATCTTTCTTTTTATTCAGATTAAGTGACGGCTCCATTCTCGAAAATTAACCGCCAACTTTTTATCATTACTCGTTAGCTTAATAATGATGGAAAATTACGACCATCATCAGCATTCTATTGTTCCTTATTTTACCACATCTCGAACTAGCGCCGGAAAATGATACAATAATGAATGTTTTAAACAATCATGGAGGAGATGGAAGTTGTGGCAAAACCACACTGGTTAGCATTAGCAAACTTAAAATTCGTGGGAATTAGCGCCGTCATTGGAATCGCAACGGGAGGAGTCATCTCTGTGTTTCGCGTTCTAATTGAACACGGACTCCAGTTCAGTACGCACTTATACCAAACCATTCCCCATCACTGGCAAAATCTTTGGATTGTCATTCCTCTGGCCCTCTTGTTGGCCATCGTGGTTGGCTTGCTGGTTAAATCCGAACCGAGCATCCGTGGTTCTGGAATTCCGCAGGTAGAAGCGCAGCTAGCCGGAAACCTCGAAATGAACTGGATCCAGGTCCTCTGGAAGAAATTCGTAGCGGGCGTGCTTACCAACTCTACCGGAGTTTTCATGGGACGTGAAGGACCATCCATTCAACTTGGAGGTGCCGTAGGCCAAGGAATTGCCGCTGGCTTAAAACAACAAGGCGGAACCAGACGGCTTTCGATTGCTACTGGAGCTGCTGCAGGACTTTCCGCCACGTTTAGCGCGCCGTTAGCCGGCACTTTCTTTGTCCTTGAAGGCGTTTATCGGAACTTTCAACCCACCATCTGGCTCTCCTGCCTGACTGGGGCACTGTGTTCTAACTTTGTTTCAGAAAACGTGTTTGGCTTAGCTCCCGTCCTTCCAATTACCTATCAAAGATTACTCCAACCGGTAATGTACTGGCAGTTACTGCCGCTCGGATTAGCTTTGGGAATTCTGGGTCACTTCTATAACTTAGGTTTGCTCAATTTCCCAGCGTGGTATTCCAAAATCAAGTTGATTCCGAGTTGGCTCTACTGTGCAATTCCTCTGCTCCTCATCATTCCAATTGGCATGTACTTTCCTGCTACCACCGGTGGGGGAAGTAAAATCATCATGCTCCTGGCTACCCACCACTATGCCGTGCTGCTGATTTTAGCTTGGTTAGCGTTGCGGTTTAGCTTTGGACTAGTATCATATGGCGCTGGCTTACCGGGTGGTTTCTTCATGCCCATCCTAACCATTGGGGCTTTAATTGGAGCTGGCTACGGTACCATCATGCACCAACTGGGCTTTTTACCCGCCAACTTAATGAATAATCTGATCATTTTCGGCATGGCCGGCTGTTTGACGGCCGTTTGCAAAGCCCCGTTTACTTCCATCATCCTGATTACTGAATTAGTGGGTAGTACCAGAAACTTCATGTCATTGACCATTGTGGTTTTAATTGCCTACCTCACCGCTGATTTAATGGGAACTCAACCGATTTATCAAGTGCTCTCAGAAAGACTCACGAGCATCAAACGTTACATTGATTCACTGGAAGCCACCGACCAACTCCAGGTGCCGGTCTTTGGTTTTAGCGAGGTCGCCAACCAGCAGGTCCAAGACGTTAAGTGGCCGGAAAATACCATTCTGATTACGATTAAACGGGGTAACCTCACGATTCTGCCCCATGGTTCAACCGTAATTAAACCCGGGGATACGTTGATTTTCCTGGTCCACAAGGACGCTGTGGGTTATCTGTACAAGGAACTACGACAGATGGCAACAAATCAAACGGATGATTTAGGATAAGATGAGCAGCTTTAACAATCCGCTAGATTTAGCTAAGTTAATTCTTAAAATTGGACGACAACTTGGTCAAAATGCCATTTTTGTTCAAGTTATAGTCAGAAATGATGATGCAACTTGAACAAAACAGCTAATTTGTTGAAATTATAATAATTATAAATAACATTTCAATCGTAAATTAAGCACTTTAAAATACGTAAACGAATTTTTACATTGAAAAAAGAGGCTCGCTACCAATTTCTGGTAATGAGCCTCTTTTTAACTTTAGCTATTCAATTACAATGATGTTTTTCGCGTTTAGCTTAAAGGCTTCCTTCTTTTGACTCTTCATACTACGTTCTTGGAAGTTTACTTCCACTACGTTTCCGCTACTACGCAACTCTGATGCCTTAGCTAACGCTTCGTCTAGAATGCGATTAACTTCTGCGGATTCTTTGTCCTTGGTATCAGTACAAATGAAGTAATCCACCGCGTGTTCGTTTTCGTCGGCTTGAACGACCGTGGCTAACCGTTCTTCTCCAAACGCAAACCCAACGCCACCCATTTCGGGTCCGCCAAATTCCTGGACCATGTTGTTATAACGACCACCGGCACAGATGGTGGTGTATTCGTCACCAAAGGCAGGCGCCTTCGCCTGAATTTCAAATACCGTATCGGTGTAGTAATCAAGCCCCCGCACTAACCGATCATCAACCGTATAGTCCACGTGTAAAATGTCCAACGCCCGTTTAACGGCTGCAAAGTATTGTTGCGAACGTTCGTTTAAACTATCTTCCAGTTTCGGAGCCCCCGCCACAATTTCTTGATCATGCCGGTCTTTACTATCAAGGATCCGAAGTGGGTTTTGATCCAACCGCCGTTGCGAATCATTACTCAACTCGTCTTGGTACTGTTTAAAGTAGTCCACCAACGTGTCCCGATAAGCCGCCCGACTTTCATCGTCTCCGAGGGTGTTGAGTTCCACTCGCAGATTCTGGATGTCTAAGCCTTGGAAAATGTCGATGGCTAAGCGAATCACTTCAGCATCAATCTGCGGGCTTACGGTTCCAATCGTTTCACAACCGATTTGGTGAAATTCCCGGTTGTGCGTAGCGCCCGGCCGTTCGTACCGAAACATTGGTCCCATGTAGTAAGTCTTAACTGGCTTGGGATGTTCTGGTCCAAATAACTTGTTTTCGACAAACGAACGGACAATTCCGGCCGTTCCTTCCGGACGCAGCGTGATGCTTCGTCCCCCTTTATCTTCAAAGGAATACATTTGTTTCGTCACAATGTCTGAGGAATCCCCGGAGGTCCGACTAAAAACGTCCGTTTTTTCTACCAGTGGGGTTCTAATTTCAGCGTAGTTATAGCGCGCAAACACGTTACGGGCTGTATCTTCGATTCGTTGCCAGATCGCAGTTTGTTCCGGCAGGATGTCTTCCATCCCCCGCACTCGCTTGAATTTTCCATCCATGAATTCAACCAACTTTCTTTTTTGGGTGTTTAGTTAAATTCTACCATTATTCTTAAATTTTGAATAATTTCCCCGCTAATTCCAAACATTTTTCCGCGTCAAAATGGTTACGTACATTAATTTACAATAGTGGAGTTAGTGTTCGTGATTTTCTTTGATTTTCCGCGCTCTTTCTGCTATTCTATGATATTAATAACAGTCATAGATAATTAGGGGGATTATATGAATAATTGGGAAAACAAGTTTGGCCAACACGAAGCACTTACTTACGATGATGTGCTCTTGGTACCGGCAGCTAGTGACGTTCTGCCATACCAGGTCAGCTTAAAAACAAAATTAGGCAAAAACCTTCTTTTAAACATTCCAGTCTTGAGTGCTGCCATGGATACGGTTACCGAATCAGCCATGGGAATTGAAATGGCCCGTCAAGGTGGCCTCGGGGTCATTCATAAAAACATGTCTGCCGCAGATCAAGCGGTCGAAGTGGAAAAGGTCAAAACCGCCGAAGTAACTGGGGAAAATGCTGCTGTGGACGAAAATGGTAACTACCTCGTTGCCGCTGCCGTGGGAATCAATGAAGAATCTTTCGACCGGGCCAAAGCCCTCTTTGAAGCTGGTGCTGACGCCATTGTGTTAGATTCTGCCCACGGCCACTCTAAAGGTGTTTTATCAAAAGTCGCTGAAATCCGGAAACAATTCCCCGACAAGACTTTGATTGCCGGAAACATTGCTACGGCCGCTGGGGCTCGCGCTCTTTTTGAAGCTGGAACAGACGTGGTTAAAGTGGGTATCGGTCCTGGTTCAATTTGTACCACGCGGGTCGTTGCTGGAGTCGGAGTTCCTCAAATTAGCGCTGCTTTTGAATGTGCTGCCGTTGCAAAAGAATACGGGCGCCAAATCATCGTCGACGGTGGGATGCAATACTCTGGTGACATTGCCAAAGCTCTTGTAGCCGGTGGTGACGCCGTGATGCTTGGAAGCATGCTTGCCGGAACGACGGAAGCTCCTGGTAAAATCCTCGAAAGTGCCGATGGCAAACAATTCAAGGTATACCGGGGCATGGGCTCAATTCCAGCCATGGAAAAAGGTTCTTCTGACCGGTACTTCCAAGGTAAAGTTAAATCCGAAAAGAAATTAGTGCCCGAAGGTATCGAAGGTAAAACCGAATACAAAGGGGACGTAGAAACCATTCTGTACCAAATGATGGGTGGTTTACGGGCCGGCATGGGCTACGTTGGTGCCCCAACGATTGCTGCCATGAAGGACGCTCAATTCTGCCGGATTACGAACGCCGGATTACGGGAATCCCACCCCCATGACGTCTTGATCACGAAGAGTGCTCCCAACTACCACAAATAGGAGGATTGGAATGCCAAATCTAGCCAAAAAATATGATTCAGTGGTTGTGTTGGACTTCGGAAGCCAATACAATCAGCTCATCACCCGGCGGATTCGGGAAATGGGCGTTTATTCCGAACTAAAACCACATACCATGTCAGCTGAAGAGATTAAAAAGATGGATCCCAAAGCCATCATCTTTTCTGGTGGTCCCAACAGTGTTAACGGTCCGAACGCCCTCGGAGTTGACCCTGAAATCTTTAATTTAGGCCTCCCAATTCTGGGAATTTGTTACGGAATGCAACTGATGGCCCACGATCTGCCCGGTGGCGAAACCGTTACCGCTGAAAACAGTGAATACGGTCAAGCTGACATCGACGTCACGGACCACAATTCCGAGTTCTTCAAGGATATGAACGAAAAACAACGCGTGCTCATGAGTCACGGGGACTTCGTTACCAAGGTTCCCGATGGCTTTGCTGCGACCGCTACCAGTGCTAATTGTCCTATCTCAGCCATGGCTGATCCCGAACGAGGCTTTTACGCCGTTCAGTTCCACCCCGAAGTAAACTTGACGGCTCAAGGTCGGGAAATGTTGCGCCACTTTGTCTTTGACATTGCTGGTGCCGAAGCTAACTGGTCGATGGACGACTTTATTGAAGATGAGATTCAAACCATCAAGGAAACCGTAGGCGACAAGCGGGTCTTACTCGGGTTATCCGGTGGAGTTGATTCTTCAGTGGTATCAGTGCTATTGCACCGTGCCATTGGCGACCAACTAATTCCGGTGTTCGTGGACCACGGTCTGTTGCGGAAAAACGAAGCCGAACAAGTGCTCAAATCATTGGGGGAAGACTTTGGCTTAAACATTGATTTTGTAGATGCCAGCGACCACTTCTTGAACAAGCTCAAGGGCGTTACGGATCCCGAAAAGAAACGGAAAATCATCGGAAAAGAGTTCATCGAAACCTTCTCCAACGAAGCCCGCAAGTTTAAGAACGTGGATTTCCTAGCCCAAGGAACGCTCTACACTGATGTGATTGAATCTGGAACTGATACGGCACAAACCATCAAATCCCACCACAACGTGGGTGGATTGCCCGAAGACTTACAATTCAAACTGATTGAGCCTTTAAACAAGCTCTTTAAAGACGAAGTTCGGGAACTCGGGGAAAAACTGGGGATGCCCAGTGAACTAGTTTGGCGCCAACCCTTCCCTGGTCCTGGGTTAGCCATTCGGGTAATTGGTGAAGTGACGCCAGAACGACTCCGGATGGTGCGTGATTCCGATGCCATTTTACGGGACGAATTTGCCAAAGCTGGCTTAAACAAGACCGTTTGGCAATACTTCACTGCCCTTCCCGGCATTCGCAGTGTGGGCGTCATGGGGGACGAACGGACCTATGACGAAGCCGTTACAATCCGAGCCGTCACTTCAGTTGATGGAATGACCGCTGAATTTGCGGAAGTTCCTTGGGAAGTTCTAGGTAAGGTTTCCAAACGAATCGTCGATGATGTTCCGGGCGTTAACCGCGTCCTCTACG
This genomic stretch from Fructilactobacillus carniphilus harbors:
- a CDS encoding iron-sulfur cluster biosynthesis family protein; translation: MNLTITDPAMDYIKKRMPDAKYYLLATDDGSNQYSKGGGSCTVGDTFQVVGVSKLEAPYDVKMDNNQDAPFYTSKNDMSFFDKGMKIDFNHNWLQLKSDSELLDGQMTTNDATKGIENTGMDGVIGC
- a CDS encoding glucose 1-dehydrogenase, giving the protein MYKDLEGKTAVITGGDSGIGAAIAERLGQEHMNVVINYHRNEEAANDTAAKVEAAGGKATIIQQDISDEAAADALVKKAVDTFGDLDVFFNNAGMEKHCPTDQIELNDWNAVLDVNLTGTFLGTKAALDYWLANKKKGAIINTSSVHQQIPWPNFASYAASKGGVKLFTETTAMEYANQNIRINQICPGAINTPINAKKFADPEQYKSTVSMVPMNRIGTPEEVAAGAAFLASDQASYITGVSLYIDGGMTLYPAFMDGKG
- the galU gene encoding UTP--glucose-1-phosphate uridylyltransferase GalU, with the translated sequence MKKVTKAIIPAAGLGTRFLPETKAVPKEMLPVIDTPTIQYIVEEAQASGITDIVIVTGSGKNEIEDHFSPNYMLEENLESKGKLDMLKSVQASDDVKVYFVRQPYPKGLGDAVLTGKSFLGNEPFVVMLGDDLMTDQVPLTKQLINSYEKTGSSTLAVMRVPHEDTSKYGVIDPIEKVDDETYDVRQFVEKPSPEDAPSDLAIIGRYLFTPEILDVLETTKPGKGNEVQLTDAIDTLNKSQKVYAHEFKGERFDTGNKLSWLKTNIQFGLQRPDLSADLKDYIIELANDLK
- a CDS encoding alpha/beta hydrolase is translated as MDKVKQKRVWPRVLVVILIIVIVASGFAVYYLFNFAFQRGGFASQQGANVNTEFYDKTPSQTWTQKTKDGLLLKAHYFAAAQPTDKTVVVVHGYGSSARKMSSYIKMFHNDGYNVLAPDNRAFGKSQGHYVGYGWLDRIDLANWMKQLNEYNPHAEIGMFGVSMGAAEVMYTLPLAPKNVKFAIADCGYASINAELAYQLKTMFKLPSFPILPLANVYSKILAKYDFQRANTKQSLHKNQIPLFIIHGDKDQFVPTKFAYQNYRNNDGKNKQIWIVKGAGHAQARSMDPEEYQHRTQAFAEQWFNSRP
- a CDS encoding ClC family H(+)/Cl(-) exchange transporter is translated as MAKPHWLALANLKFVGISAVIGIATGGVISVFRVLIEHGLQFSTHLYQTIPHHWQNLWIVIPLALLLAIVVGLLVKSEPSIRGSGIPQVEAQLAGNLEMNWIQVLWKKFVAGVLTNSTGVFMGREGPSIQLGGAVGQGIAAGLKQQGGTRRLSIATGAAAGLSATFSAPLAGTFFVLEGVYRNFQPTIWLSCLTGALCSNFVSENVFGLAPVLPITYQRLLQPVMYWQLLPLGLALGILGHFYNLGLLNFPAWYSKIKLIPSWLYCAIPLLLIIPIGMYFPATTGGGSKIIMLLATHHYAVLLILAWLALRFSFGLVSYGAGLPGGFFMPILTIGALIGAGYGTIMHQLGFLPANLMNNLIIFGMAGCLTAVCKAPFTSIILITELVGSTRNFMSLTIVVLIAYLTADLMGTQPIYQVLSERLTSIKRYIDSLEATDQLQVPVFGFSEVANQQVQDVKWPENTILITIKRGNLTILPHGSTVIKPGDTLIFLVHKDAVGYLYKELRQMATNQTDDLG
- the hisS gene encoding histidine--tRNA ligase, translating into MDGKFKRVRGMEDILPEQTAIWQRIEDTARNVFARYNYAEIRTPLVEKTDVFSRTSGDSSDIVTKQMYSFEDKGGRSITLRPEGTAGIVRSFVENKLFGPEHPKPVKTYYMGPMFRYERPGATHNREFHQIGCETIGTVSPQIDAEVIRLAIDIFQGLDIQNLRVELNTLGDDESRAAYRDTLVDYFKQYQDELSNDSQRRLDQNPLRILDSKDRHDQEIVAGAPKLEDSLNERSQQYFAAVKRALDILHVDYTVDDRLVRGLDYYTDTVFEIQAKAPAFGDEYTTICAGGRYNNMVQEFGGPEMGGVGFAFGEERLATVVQADENEHAVDYFICTDTKDKESAEVNRILDEALAKASELRSSGNVVEVNFQERSMKSQKKEAFKLNAKNIIVIE
- the guaB gene encoding IMP dehydrogenase codes for the protein MNNWENKFGQHEALTYDDVLLVPAASDVLPYQVSLKTKLGKNLLLNIPVLSAAMDTVTESAMGIEMARQGGLGVIHKNMSAADQAVEVEKVKTAEVTGENAAVDENGNYLVAAAVGINEESFDRAKALFEAGADAIVLDSAHGHSKGVLSKVAEIRKQFPDKTLIAGNIATAAGARALFEAGTDVVKVGIGPGSICTTRVVAGVGVPQISAAFECAAVAKEYGRQIIVDGGMQYSGDIAKALVAGGDAVMLGSMLAGTTEAPGKILESADGKQFKVYRGMGSIPAMEKGSSDRYFQGKVKSEKKLVPEGIEGKTEYKGDVETILYQMMGGLRAGMGYVGAPTIAAMKDAQFCRITNAGLRESHPHDVLITKSAPNYHK
- the guaA gene encoding glutamine-hydrolyzing GMP synthase yields the protein MPNLAKKYDSVVVLDFGSQYNQLITRRIREMGVYSELKPHTMSAEEIKKMDPKAIIFSGGPNSVNGPNALGVDPEIFNLGLPILGICYGMQLMAHDLPGGETVTAENSEYGQADIDVTDHNSEFFKDMNEKQRVLMSHGDFVTKVPDGFAATATSANCPISAMADPERGFYAVQFHPEVNLTAQGREMLRHFVFDIAGAEANWSMDDFIEDEIQTIKETVGDKRVLLGLSGGVDSSVVSVLLHRAIGDQLIPVFVDHGLLRKNEAEQVLKSLGEDFGLNIDFVDASDHFLNKLKGVTDPEKKRKIIGKEFIETFSNEARKFKNVDFLAQGTLYTDVIESGTDTAQTIKSHHNVGGLPEDLQFKLIEPLNKLFKDEVRELGEKLGMPSELVWRQPFPGPGLAIRVIGEVTPERLRMVRDSDAILRDEFAKAGLNKTVWQYFTALPGIRSVGVMGDERTYDEAVTIRAVTSVDGMTAEFAEVPWEVLGKVSKRIVDDVPGVNRVLYDITGKPPATIEYE